The Osmia bicornis bicornis chromosome 11, iOsmBic2.1, whole genome shotgun sequence genome includes the window TCAAACGCGATCCTGTTCTTTCTTCGTCGTTGTTTTCTAAGAGCGGaagtagaaaaatagaaacgaACGTTAAACAGGTGATTTTTAAACTGGATTAACCTATTCGGCTGCAAAAACacgattattaatttcatgCTTGTGACACTGAAAGCCATTTGACATTGACCGTTGCAACCTTGAGGAAATGATAAAAGGGGAAACAGGAAATGGTTAAAGAGAGAAAGTTTGTCGAGAAagtggaagaaaaaagaaagactCGAGTAAAAATTTATTGGTCACCCAGTTATGGATAACTCGGTAATGAAACTTGCGAGCATAACTAAGAAATGagattttaaaaaaaggacACTTTCTCCGAATGTAAACGCGAGAAACGTTGGGAAATATGGAGATTGGCGTTcacaaaagaagaagaaggaacgTTTTGATTGGAGGTCACTTTGTCGGATATAGAATGTGTTTTTCCAACAAGTACCCCGTCGAATCGAGGCTCGTATGGTCGTTTCCTTAAACAGTAATCCCTATTAAAAGCGTGTAACCTAGATATCGTTTTCCTGCTTTAGACCGAGAGTTAGAGAGCTGGTCGAGTTTCCCATCGCGGTAGCCAACGCGTAGTCGCACACTGCTTACCATGTATCGTTCgatccattttatttttcatttcaatataACATATTTGGTAAATCGTAGATAATATTACAATAGATAGACCAGTACTTGCTTAGCACCCTATAAAGatgtgcgagtactcgtaatttacaagccgagctgaactcgcttcgattgttcgagccgagccgagcgcttgaatttgccgaattactcgaaatcgtcGAGCTGTTTTAAACAAAAGCGAACTACTCGATtaaaacttcgatttactttAAGATTTCAGCTCGAATATTCGGGTAGTTCgattttgtttcaaacagttcgtcgatttcgagtaattcggcaaattcgGCGGCTTAactcggctcgaccgaccgatcatggtttcactcgaaattcgagctatcgtgaaacttcgatttactttaaaatttcagctcgaatattcgattttttcgagtagctcgcttttgtttcaagcagttcgtcgatttcgagtaattcggcaaaattcaagcgctcgatttacctcgaccgaccgatcattgtttcactcgaaattcgagctatcgtgaaacttcgatttactttaaaatttcagctcgaatattcgagtagcttgcttttgtttcaaacagttcgtcgatttcgagtaattcggcaaaaTTCAAGCACTCGGCTCGACTtgaccgaccgatcattgtttcACTCCAAATTCGAGTACTAAAATTtcagctcgaatattcgagtagcttgcttttgtttcaaacagttcgtcgatttcgagtaattcggcaaaaTTCAAGCACTCGGCTCGACTtgaccgaccgatcattgtttcactccaaattcgagtactcggaCATCTCTAGCACCTTctacaataatttatttatttattcgttaaTAAACGGGATTAACCCTTTGGTACAAAATTTTTACCAGAAATAATTTAGGAACCTTCGTGCATATAAGATACTACATGGTACTTGTGGTATTCAATGGTATTACACTGTCAAAGTATTAGGCAGATGGTTAATGTCGTTTTCACAAAATTCCAACAGGAAGTACAGTGAAAGCACATGAACCCGTTTACGTTTGACCGTGCTCGCATAATGAACCGTGTATGCTATTTGTCTGTGTGTACATGGTGTttcgaaaaaaagaattatacgTCCCttatttcgttttttaaacaCGAACGATTAAAAATTGGATGCTCCACTTCCGGGGTACCATATTGTTATCTCCAGGAAGCAGCCCGTAAGTGGTccagttaattttcaaattacaaaatgGTAAAGGAATTTtcgattattttttaacacgaAGAATCTGCAACTTCCATTCGGAATTTTTTCCCGAAGACACCCCGTAGATTCTGTCGCTTTTGTTCGAAGGAGCAGAGCATAGTATTGTCTGGTTGTTCTTGTTGGAGCCGGTGAATTCACGTGGTCGCCACTTAGGAACAAACCGTAATGCCGTCGTCTCTTGTTCTTTGTCCCCTTTCCGTTTGCCCTTGTAACTGGATCCACGGGAAAAATCGTATTCAATCACCAGCCATCGTGTTCTTCGaattcgttttcgttttcttccCCTTGCCGCCGAGCTGAGTCTGCTTTGTGCCGCTTCGGAGTAACGTTTTACTTTCgctgtaatatattgataaatATCATTTACAGATTACCGAATGCCTGTACAATCAAAGGGTTAACGAAGGGGTGTAGGAGGATCTCTGTAAAGCAAGATCTCGTTaattcattctttcttttcctttgttATTCTCCTCGTGCCATTGGTGATATTCTTTTGTAATCGAGAATCGTCATCCTCGAATACCGTTCGATATCTAATCGTAAAAGGTTAACGAGCATCTGGTCGTTTCTAAAACTGTTCCAATAATAACGAGGTTTAATATTCCCAATCGATGCATGAAATTTTGTAAGAATACTAATTAATTGTTGGACAGTGTGTAATGAGAATGGAGTAATTGCGAAAGTCGattggaattaattaattgtcgGCGATCAATGTACGGCGAGTGTGATTGCCACCGGTCGGAGAATTGAGATCGGGATCGGGATCGAATAACAGGCGTGCTCGTTCGATATTCGTCTGAAATTTCTATCGGGTTATTCACGTTGCTGTTATCGAGCTGGTAATAGCTACGCTACGAATACGTGCACGCCGGACGAGTATCCGTTGCGAATTTTCTAACATTGCAAATGGATCTTTAATCTGTTTCGTTTCGCTAGTTTTTCTTGAATCTCGAAGCTATCCCTTTAAACACCAACCGTTTCGAGTTCGATAAGATTTATCGTTTCGACGATAAAACTCGACTCGTTTTAAATACCGAAATGACACGTACCTTTGTAATGGTCGCATCGGAGTAGAGCAGGGTTAGTTGTAACTCCCCTGTATCCAGTGTCGCGTAAATTTCCACTTTCACGGAGATTCTTCACGCGCAGGTTCGACACGCGCCACTACCATCCACAGGTTTCCATCTTTTTATAACGTCgcctctcttttttttttttaccgtGAAAGCATCCCTCCTCTAACGACGTTTCATCGTGCAAATTACTTCTTGTCGCGAGGAAAATTCGTATTCACCGTGTGTTCGCGCGACAAGTTTCGTTTCACGGTTCGTTCGAGTTTGCGGCGAAACCGCAACGTCTAACGTTTGATTGTAAGAAACTAAAGTATCTAGATAATTGTATTGAAAACCAGATGAAGTTGAAGCGACGGGGAATCGTCGAGGGAACGTGAGAAGGTGTGAATCTTAATTCCGAATGATTGTTTCGCGCCGGCAAGTGGCTGCAATTTTAGTTGACCTCGATCGCTGTGTCAGGAAGTTCGTTATCTTCTCTTCAGCTAGTTCCATTCTTCTATAGAATTTACATGCTCCATGTTTGTGTCAAACCGTTCCCACAACGCTTGCTCGGGCATCGCTTTTTCATTAACTCTTACATCTGATTCTGATTCAACGtaaatgtattaaattatttcatcaagaattttcttatttttttttctaatatatcAGTAACTGTACCACTTTGTGTCACTATATCGTAGTAGCTAGTTGTAAAACATTGCCAAGTACAAGCAGCCATCTTTCTATATTTGCCGTTCGATTCTTATCTTAATAGACGTTGCTTGGAACCTCCAGCTTAAGAACGAAAAGGTTTGAAAGTTAAATAAGGGAAGGTGGAATGTCGCATCGATAGCGAtagggttaaaaaaaaattaggcTAAAGATGGTGGAGGTTGGAAGCAGCGTGCCAAGAAGACGCTTTGTTTCTTAAATAGCTGGCAACTGGAACGACCCCCTTGAATAGCAAGAGGCAGAACGTTCTGGTAAAGCCGGGAATAAAACGctaagaagaaaagaattagGTAGCGTTGGTAGTTGGTAGTGGTAGCACTCGTTGCATCGAAAATCGTTAAAAGGGTCACCTTTGTGTTTCCGTGTTGCCAGGTCCCGAAGGCGTAGCGTCGTGACGGACATACACtcgcagcagcaacagcaacaacagcaacagcaacaacagcagcagcagcagctgcaGGAGAACAACAACAGTAGCTCGCGGGAGGGAAAGAAGGCTGCGGAGGGGCTGGTTCCCGATGAGATGTGGGCCCCTGGCGGGCTAGGGCCTCACCGGGAGCTACCAGTCGACGTGCCCGACACCCTTCTGCAGAAGGCCTATCCCAACAAGGTAAACAACTGCTCCTCCGAGTATCGGAACGAGCTTCGTGGTCCCCGTAGCGCTAGCGACCTCGATCATCTCGATCACCTCTCCCTAAACCTTAAAAACGTCGACACCCTTAAATCGCCGTCGACGCGAATCACCAACGCTGACGATCGCGCTAGAATCGTGCCGTCCGTCGATCTTTCAACCGACATCACCGACGACTCGATCTCGAGACACTGCCTGAGAAACGGTCAGCCTCAAGTGCTCAAGATCGAACTGAAGATCGAGTCGTCGGAGAACCTCGAGGACGAGGAGgagaacgagaacgagaacgaAGACGAGCCGAAAGACATCAAGGACGCTGGAAAGGAGACGGATTTGGACAAGTATCGAAACAGTCCGTCTACCTTAGGCTCGCCGGACTTGAAGAATCCTTTCAAGGATTtcgaggaggaggaagaagaagaggacgaAGGAGTGAACGAGGAGACTACCGGTCAGAAAGAGTCGAGCGTCGACGTGGACGTCGAGGAGGATTATCCTTTCGCTAAGGAGGACTATCCGACTATGTTGAAAACCTGCAGCGACGACTCGGCCAGTCCCAGAAGTTCCTCCGGACGGTCCGACAGCACCGCGCCCCTCGATAGCAGCCTAGTGTTGAGGCACGCGAAGAATCGTGGCAAAGAATCGCCCGCATACGACGCCAGAAGGATAGATCTCGGTTCGCCTTGCAGACCGGTCGTTCCGGACATAAAAATAGCCCCTCTGTTCGGTAGAACCCGGGACACAACGTCCTTCGACAATCCCGCCTACGGATTAGCCGACCTGCAAGATCTCCAAGGGCTGCTGATGAGGTCGGACGAGGTGTCGGACTTGACCAGGCTGATCGACGAGCAATGCACGATATCCAGAATGCCTCGTGATCAGGAGCGAGCCTCTCCGACGTTACAGAGCCCGTCGCGACCGGAGACTACCCCTTCGAGCAAGTCGGCGAAGAGTACGAAGACTCGGAGACAAAGCGAGGGGGAACGCTCGAAACAGAAGGCGAAGACGAGAAGCGTGGACGCGGAGGAGCTGATACGAGCCGGATCGAGCGAGGATCTTCTGGGAATCGAGTCGGGCAGCAGTCTCTCCTCGTCCTCGAGGCAACGGCCGAAGAAGAAGAGACACCAGCAGATCTCCAGCGGTTACTCGACCCTAAGGAGCGACGCGTCCACCGATCTCGAGCACCTAGATCGTAGCTTCCTTATGGTAGCCGGGAAAACGTACCGCGAGGTGGCCGTCGATTGTCCGCCCGATTTCGTACCCGTCACCAAGTGCCACCCCGTCTATCCCCCGCCTAACAAGACCCCGAACAACAGCAAGCACAACACTCTAGAACCGAAACGGGATCGTGGCGGGAAGTCGAACGATAAGTGCAACGTTAACAGAGACAGTAGAGATGCGTTAACCGGCTGCGGGGAGGACGGGAGTGGCGCGTGCACtggcaacagcagcagcacgATCCTAGTAGCCTCGTCACCACCCTGCATTCCCTCGAACGACCTTAGTAGCTTCGCTGCTCTAGCCAGCGGCGAGGATACTAGCGCCACGGAGAACGTGGCCGCGCGCACGCTAGACAGAAAACGCGACTCCTCGTCGAAGAAGGTAAGGTCCAGAGTAAAGAGTTTGCTTATCGACAGCTTCTTTTCTATCGTGCACCAGCATCAGCAACCACGGCACGACAAAATGCTTCTTCACGCTTCCAGCACGCGGCACAATTCCTCTGATAGCTCGTTACTCTCGTGCTCTAACGATCGGCTTCGACGCTACAGTCTCGTACCGAGATCCTTCGATCCGGACGACGCTTCCTCTTCGTTCTCGCTCACCACTCGCAAGCTGTCCGTTTCCAAAGAGGACCTGCCCGCATTCCGTACCGTACAAACGCGTTTCGCCAACGATTGCCGCGGATGCACACCTCCCAGAGTCGTTCTCTCGAATCGCCTCGAAGAAAGCTTCTCTCTCGACGATCCTTTCCCCGAGAAACAGAGCACTCCGGTCAGATGCTTGTCATTCGTTCAGGAGACCAATCAGAACTGCCGTAATTCTTTGCGCGAGTACGATCGTTCTGTCGATCAGGACGTGACATCTTGGAAACGCGAGGACTCTTTTAACGCTTTCGACGACTCGCCCAACACACAGAATCAGAAAAACTCGCGGTTATCTTTCGAGTATAGACGCTCAAAATTGTTGAACGCTTCGCGCGACTCGCGGACGAGAAGCGAGCCGGAATTGTCCGCTTTGCGCGTGGACGATCGTCGTGCCGATCGCCGTGATTGGTTCTCAGACGGCTGTTTCGTTTCCCGTTCGAATTCTTGGAAAATCGTTGTCGATAATGTACGAGCCACCACGAGAACAACGAAACTGTCGCCGGATGCACCGAAGAAACGTACGTACCCCTTGTGCGAGGACCTTGGCGATCTTGGGAAACATCAGGTAATGCTTTGCTTCCATCTTTTTCACGCTTTTTTGTCGTCGAAACGGTCTTCTCTTGCGCTGTCCAACTTAGCCGTCTATTTAGAAACAGAAACGTTTTAACTGAGTCGTCAGAGAACTTTTCAGGGTAAGAGCTCCTTTTAGCACCCCCCTACAATTGACTCAAAAATTACCAGGCAAACTTCTCATGCATAACGTGGGTAAGTCACGTGGCGCGGAAATTCTTGGCTCATGAAAAATTGCGGCCATTTTCATCACCACCATCTTCTAAACAACGAGATTTTAAATTCATCTAATCAATGTCATCTCGCGTCTCTTGTTCCCTCGCTCGCCATAATCAATGGCAAAAATATCCAGTTAGTCCTGTTAGGTGTTAaatttaggttaggttaggttaaaaGGTTAGGTGTTAaatttaggttaggttgggttaaAAGGTTAGGTGTTAaatttaggttaggttaggttaaaaGGTTAGGTTACAAACTTCTCGTGAGTCGTAAGTCAGAAAAACATTAATGTGGAGGCACGGAAATTCTTTTTTGAGAaagatttcttttatattttggaTTCTacagaatgaattttattacaggaGTATAAATGAGCTAAAAAACTACAGAAACTTCAAAAAAataacctaatctaacctaacttaacctaaATTTAACACCCAACAGGATTTACTGGATATTTTTGCCATTGATTATGGCAAACGAGGAAACTAGAAACGCGAGATGATATTGATTAGAGGAATTTAAGATCTCGTTGTCGTTGTCTAGAAGAGTAAAATGGCGGTGATGAGAATGGCCGCAATTTTTCATGAACCAAAAATTTCTGCGCCATGTGACTATTACGCATGAAAAGTTTGCCTGGTATTTTTTGAGTCGATTGGAGGGGGGTGCTAAAGGGAACTTCACCCCTTTTCAGGGCATATGCAGAAGAGCAATCGACCGTTTCCGCGGCAAGCATGCTAGAGAAACCTCTAACGTTTACTCGCAATCTTCTAGagaatgtacatacatatttcgTAGTGCACGTGCTTGCTTTCCGACTGTTTTTCTATTCTCGCCTCTCTCcctgttttctcttttttttttcaattctctGGCTGTTCTTCGCTTCCGTGTGTAGCCAAGAATATAAACGAAGGAATTGCTCGAGCCATCgttcagaaaataatttaaattaaaaagaaaaaagaaaaacaaaagaatCGGATATACAGACACAGGGATGAAGAGAAGAAGTCTTTGGTAGTTGCGATCTCGAAGGATTTGCCGAAGGGACCTTTAATGCGAGCTGTGTTTTGTTTGAAACGGATTTTTAGGCCGGTCTGAACGGAGTGAAACCAGCCATCCCTCCGAGAGATCAAAAAAGGGCACCTGCCAGACCACCGAAAGATAATCTACGTTTGTCCGCCAGCCAGAACAACAATGTGGAATCGACCGATAACGCGAACGCCGAGCCCACGCAGCAGCAACTGCATTCCATCAGGAAATACCAGGTACcgtgttccttttcttttttttttgtttttttttttggaaaacCTATCATTGGTCCTACACCTTCTTTTTACGTTAACAGAGAATACCTTCAAAATGATTCCTAGGATCTCTAGCGAATTTGTTTTCAAATGGAATAGAAACTGAATCGGTTGTTTATGGTGTTTCATCGTTGGAATTCATCGAATGCTCATTGTTTCGCGTCGTTTCGAGCTCGGAACGATGCAAAGCCGCAGGAATAATTGAATCGTTGACCAAGGTATTTCGGTGTGGGAATGCAAAAAGTATCGAACGCGTGGAAACGCTTGGTATTCCGCATGAATAATTTAGCGTTGCGTAACATTATAAAAGCAGCGTAGGACAGATGGTTGTTTAAGAGGGACGTTAACAGTCGCCACGTTCCAACAGGAAATTACGGATCCAGCAGAGACAACAATGCTCGTCGAACAACCGTGTCCCGGCGCCGTGCCTCTatccatttttcaatttcctatATCGTCGATAAGAATAATATTTGGAGAGagatgaattttaaattaagtTTCAATTGTCATTGATGAGGTAATCATCCAACTACGCCGCCAGGTGTATCCGCTGATAAGCCAGTACGATAGCCCTCTTGGAATTGTTAAAAGTCGAGTATCGGTACTGAGAAATACCAGAAACAGTCTGGGGTCTGGCGtcccgacgcgacgcgacgcgagtCTGTTGTTTGCCCGgtgaagaaggaaaaaattcTCGCGCCGCCTCGACCACCTTTAAGTCAAGTGTGGTCTGGAATGTAAAGAACCCCGTGGCAATGGTCTAAGATTACACGACTCCAGTGTAACGTTACGAACTTTCGATAGGTGTAGACTGTTGGAGGCGGAGAGGCAGGCTGACTCAGGCCAACAGCATTCGTCTCTCCCTTTTCTGTTCCCCAACCATTTTCCATACCCTGACCTCGGTTAGGACTGCTCTTTCTGCCTGTTCATGGCAGAAGacccgttttcttttttcttatttccgAGTCATCGAAAACCAGACCACATCGGTAGATCGAAAACTCCGAATCTTTGATGTGGAAGTTTGGCTTCGAAGCTTCGAGTGCTACGCCAGCCATGTGCGGGCGATCTATGAATTATAGAGAAACGTTTACTttggttttatttattttttttttgttgaaaaggTAGGCAGATTCATAGGAAATCCATCGAATAAGGAGGTAGAAGCTGACGTTCGAGAAACCCTACGCGTGTACCGCGAGAGTAAAACGGGGCTTCGTCCAACTATTTCTGCTCTCTGGCGATAATACGCGAGCCTTCTGCGTTACATAAATCACAGATCACCGATTGCTGTTCAAATGATTTTTGCGTCAACGCGAACTGACATCAGCTTTTTATCACACTCGGTGGGCGTTGATCGACAAACATTCATACTGGCTACTCTTTTACAATAGATCACATTATACGATAGTGGAATTCATTCTGGACACTTAAATTTTTGCTTGAATTTcgaatttattcaaattatttaatatataatcatttatattttatattctaatcattgttttctaattttaggaCGTTGCTTATATAAAAAGATCATTTACAGCGatacttttaatatacaataaaaattacaatttcaacacaTCAAAGGAGgtagaagaaaattaatatttcgttgGATATCCTTTCATCCTGTGATTGGcttgaaacaaaaataacaacacagtttagattttttaaaatacaaattttaaaacattcaCAAACCAAATCGTGTGAAAATATCAAGTATAAACATTAtagattacaataaaaatattatggtatcaatttagcatagcagaatatacattttctgcagaaatatgaaataaagaatatttttatattcaaaacgtccagaattaattccagtGTACAGGGCGATACAAGCGCTTAAGTTGAATTTTATCGAATGCTTGCTTGATGTTAGATGGAATGTTACGTCTTCCACGAATCGTTTTTCCTCTGTCAACGTGTCACACTTGTTTTTTGTTCCTTGAATGTTCTTTAAGTAAGATACGCTTACGAGGAACATTTCGATAATACGAGGTAGGTAATCGAAGGATTCACGATGATACTTCCAATTTACACGAATATCATTTTTCTCGTTTGCAAATGAATGTTGAATAATCGAAAGATTCGATACCTTGTTTTGTCTGTTACGATAATTACCTAGAATTACCCGAAATCAGGCTTTTAAAGGAACGAGGTAAGGAAACGAAACATTTCAGTCTTGATAAGTGcgagaataagaaaaaaagaaagagaaaacaTTCGATTCACGGCTGACAGCTttgaatttcttatttttcgaAGATAATTAAACGTCTTTAGTGTTTATAGGAAACGGTTGGATCTGTTTTGAAATCGTCAGAAGGATTGATAAATGGACGATTCGATTGTAGGAGCAGTTGCGGAAACGAAAGGATGAGGAGGAGAGGCAAGAGATACTCAATCGATCGCTTCGTGGATCTAGAAAGCTGCAGGCATTGGAAAGTCACGCGACGAGTCTTTCTGGCCAAGAGAATCCTGCTTACGCTCAAGATGAGGTGACCACCGTCGCTCGTCCGACCCATGTCGTTGCAAATGCAACGCAAGAAGTCGAGGAGCCTCCCAGGCCCCTCAGTAAGTTCCATTTTCTCTTATACAGGCTATTTCAGAATCAATGTACAGTGGTACCACGGTACCtgatgtttatttatttattttatttgaatatacAGGCATGGCCCTTTTTATAAATGGATACATAATGCTTTCAATTGTTCAATCATTAACATAACTTATagttaatataatttttgtgGACACGCTATTGCTGATCAGTGCAAACCTGGTACAGTatacagaaaaataaaaagaaaaacaaattttgtttGGACTTATACGGAATAGGGCGTATACCAAATCAACCTTTCCCATAAGaagtaatgtaaaaatgattaatccgTTCTCATCTGAAAAAATACTACTATTGATATTATACTGTTTATGTTATGAAAAGCATTTAAACGATTTCTtagaagtttataaaaaatattcaccagtttatttaacataattaatttgtcAAATATAAACGTAACCTAATGATAGATTCTAAATTAACAAACCAAATGGAATACATTTTATTGTCTCCTCTTTTGCGGTTATAGTTTGTTACATGATATCCTTACTTGTATGATCAGTCagttaataatacatcaaattcatttaattgttcctctgagataattatttaaaaatgacgcAAAATTCACAGAAAATATTGAGCAAAATTTGTCACGTCCAAACAGGACGCATTCCAAAGCAGACATATACCgaggtaccattttaatcattCCTTCCATTTGCCTTCAGTATCGAGAAAACTCAGAGAGAACCTTAAGATTTTAAGACACCCTGTGTACACTGTAGTCCGTGATTCGCCTTCTCAAGACTCGTATTTCGATATCGTTACAATTTGATAAGAAGAATCTCGTTTAATCAGTCGACGTTTCGTATTTCTCAGCGTACGGAGAGGTCGTCGCTACGTTGGAGAGGCTACAACTTCAGCTGCGCAACATTTCTGGTGCTCTGGGCATCTCTGGTCCGGGAGTGGAAGCCGAATTGGAAGCGGTGCGAACACTTTTGGTACAGAGTCGGTTCGCGTCTGCTTTAGCCACCCATCATGCTCTGAAGAATCGCTTAAGATCCAGCAAAGCTCTGAAACATCATGCCGAGGATGCGTCCAGCTTGGCTCGTGACGTAAGTCCCGATACTTTACCTATTCCTTTCTTTAACCGAACGATAAATAAGCAATTCCAGAGTACTCAATCGTATGATGTAATTTCTAGGTCGTCGACATTCTCGAGAAATGGCAGTCCTCGTCGACGGCAGCAGGTGTCGGCGGAGCGGAAACGATCGCCGCCGTGGAGGAGCTGACCGGAATTCTGACGAGCTACGACATGGAAGCTCTCCTTCTCGCTCACGACTCAATCGTCTCGTGCGTCGACGGTTTGCAGAGAAAGCAGAGTCCTTCCTCATCGTCACCCAGTGGTCCTCCCAGTCCGAATTCCAGCTGGAGAGGCTCTCGAGGCGTGGACAATATCAAGATCATCAGAATCGAGAAGACTAACGAACCTCTGGGTGCTACGGTTAGAAACGAGGGCGATGCCGTTATCATAGGTATTATCATATCGCTCTAGATAGTATAGTAAACGCAATTTCCTTTGAAACGGGGACCTCATTGTTAACTGCTGCTGCTACAGGTCGCGTGGTTCGTGGCGGTGCAGCGGACAAATCCGGGTTGCTGCACGAAGGCGACGAAGTTCTGGAGGTGAATGGTGTGGAAATGCGCGGGAAAAGCGTGAACGAGGTGTGCGACATTCTGGCCGGCATGCAAGGCAGTCTTACGTTTCTCGTGCTTCCAGCTCCCACGAGTCAGAGAAATAATTTGTCCAATAGAAGGGAAGACACCAACCAGGTATCCGTGCTTAAATATCTTCTGATCTTCCGGAATACAAAGGATCAAATTGCTAAATACTTTGTGAACCTTCTCCTTAGATACAGCATATACGAGCTCATTTCGACTACGATCCAGAGGAAGATCCTTATATTCCTTGTCGAGAGTTGGGTGTAAGCTTTCAGAAAGGTGACGTGTTACACGTGATCTCTCAGGAGGACCCGAACTGGTGGCAGGCATACAGAGAAGGAGAAGAGGATCAAACTCTGGCTGGCTTGATACCTAGCAAAGCTTTCCAGCATCAGTACGTTGATCGATTTTAACACCTAGGCTACTGTGGGCGCTTATAGGCGCTTAGAAATTTTGCGTTTGTGACACTGAGAGCACCTATAGGTGCCTAATGGCGCTCGACGCAGTTTGGCTTTCTGTCACGGAA containing:
- the LOC114878600 gene encoding uncharacterized protein LOC114878600 isoform X3, producing the protein MIDVDWASWLPRDSCRACWLCIANRLGFTTIFCRSRRRSVVTDIHSQQQQQQQQQQQQQQQQLQENNNSSSREGKKAAEGLVPDEMWAPGGLGPHRELPVDVPDTLLQKAYPNKVNNCSSEYRNELRGPRSASDLDHLDHLSLNLKNVDTLKSPSTRITNADDRARIVPSVDLSTDITDDSISRHCLRNGQPQVLKIELKIESSENLEDEEENENENEDEPKDIKDAGKETDLDKYRNSPSTLGSPDLKNPFKDFEEEEEEEDEGVNEETTGQKESSVDVDVEEDYPFAKEDYPTMLKTCSDDSASPRSSSGRSDSTAPLDSSLVLRHAKNRGKESPAYDARRIDLGSPCRPVVPDIKIAPLFGRTRDTTSFDNPAYGLADLQDLQGLLMRSDEVSDLTRLIDEQCTISRMPRDQERASPTLQSPSRPETTPSSKSAKSTKTRRQSEGERSKQKAKTRSVDAEELIRAGSSEDLLGIESGSSLSSSSRQRPKKKRHQQISSGYSTLRSDASTDLEHLDRSFLMVAGKTYREVAVDCPPDFVPVTKCHPVYPPPNKTPNNSKHNTLEPKRDRGGKSNDKCNVNRDSRDALTGCGEDGSGACTGNSSSTILVASSPPCIPSNDLSSFAALASGEDTSATENVAARTLDRKRDSSSKKAGLNGVKPAIPPRDQKRAPARPPKDNLRLSASQNNNVESTDNANAEPTQQQLHSIRKYQEQLRKRKDEEERQEILNRSLRGSRKLQALESHATSLSGQENPAYAQDEVTTVARPTHVVANATQEVEEPPRPLTYGEVVATLERLQLQLRNISGALGISGPGVEAELEAVRTLLVQSRFASALATHHALKNRLRSSKALKHHAEDASSLARDVVDILEKWQSSSTAAGVGGAETIAAVEELTGILTSYDMEALLLAHDSIVSCVDGLQRKQSPSSSSPSGPPSPNSSWRGSRGVDNIKIIRIEKTNEPLGATVRNEGDAVIIGRVVRGGAADKSGLLHEGDEVLEVNGVEMRGKSVNEVCDILAGMQGSLTFLVLPAPTSQRNNLSNRREDTNQIQHIRAHFDYDPEEDPYIPCRELGVSFQKGDVLHVISQEDPNWWQAYREGEEDQTLAGLIPSKAFQHQRESMKQTIAGDKSTVRGSKKSSTLLCARKNPKKKKRNKFGANYNDDGYPHYATTAIDDYDSEEVLTYEEVALYYPRANHKRPIVLIGPPNIGRHELRQRLMQDSERFAAAIPHTSRPRKDSEVDGQDYHFISRSQFESDILCRKFVEHGEYEKAYYGTSVEAIRSVVNSGKICVLNLHPQSLKILRNSDLKPYVVFVAPPSLEKLRQKRIKNNESFKEEELKDIIEKAREMEDKYGHLFDMIIINTDTDRAYNQLLTEINSLEREPQWVPASWIQ
- the LOC114878600 gene encoding uncharacterized protein LOC114878600 isoform X4, with product MRILKTLHWSRRRSVVTDIHSQQQQQQQQQQQQQQQQLQENNNSSSREGKKAAEGLVPDEMWAPGGLGPHRELPVDVPDTLLQKAYPNKVNNCSSEYRNELRGPRSASDLDHLDHLSLNLKNVDTLKSPSTRITNADDRARIVPSVDLSTDITDDSISRHCLRNGQPQVLKIELKIESSENLEDEEENENENEDEPKDIKDAGKETDLDKYRNSPSTLGSPDLKNPFKDFEEEEEEEDEGVNEETTGQKESSVDVDVEEDYPFAKEDYPTMLKTCSDDSASPRSSSGRSDSTAPLDSSLVLRHAKNRGKESPAYDARRIDLGSPCRPVVPDIKIAPLFGRTRDTTSFDNPAYGLADLQDLQGLLMRSDEVSDLTRLIDEQCTISRMPRDQERASPTLQSPSRPETTPSSKSAKSTKTRRQSEGERSKQKAKTRSVDAEELIRAGSSEDLLGIESGSSLSSSSRQRPKKKRHQQISSGYSTLRSDASTDLEHLDRSFLMVAGKTYREVAVDCPPDFVPVTKCHPVYPPPNKTPNNSKHNTLEPKRDRGGKSNDKCNVNRDSRDALTGCGEDGSGACTGNSSSTILVASSPPCIPSNDLSSFAALASGEDTSATENVAARTLDRKRDSSSKKAGLNGVKPAIPPRDQKRAPARPPKDNLRLSASQNNNVESTDNANAEPTQQQLHSIRKYQEQLRKRKDEEERQEILNRSLRGSRKLQALESHATSLSGQENPAYAQDEVTTVARPTHVVANATQEVEEPPRPLTYGEVVATLERLQLQLRNISGALGISGPGVEAELEAVRTLLVQSRFASALATHHALKNRLRSSKALKHHAEDASSLARDVVDILEKWQSSSTAAGVGGAETIAAVEELTGILTSYDMEALLLAHDSIVSCVDGLQRKQSPSSSSPSGPPSPNSSWRGSRGVDNIKIIRIEKTNEPLGATVRNEGDAVIIGRVVRGGAADKSGLLHEGDEVLEVNGVEMRGKSVNEVCDILAGMQGSLTFLVLPAPTSQRNNLSNRREDTNQIQHIRAHFDYDPEEDPYIPCRELGVSFQKGDVLHVISQEDPNWWQAYREGEEDQTLAGLIPSKAFQHQRESMKQTIAGDKSTVRGSKKSSTLLCARKNPKKKKRNKFGANYNDDGYPHYATTAIDDYDSEEVLTYEEVALYYPRANHKRPIVLIGPPNIGRHELRQRLMQDSERFAAAIPHTSRPRKDSEVDGQDYHFISRSQFESDILCRKFVEHGEYEKAYYGTSVEAIRSVVNSGKICVLNLHPQSLKILRNSDLKPYVVFVAPPSLEKLRQKRIKNNESFKEEELKDIIEKAREMEDKYGHLFDMIIINTDTDRAYNQLLTEINSLEREPQWVPASWIQ